From the genome of Deltaproteobacteria bacterium, one region includes:
- a CDS encoding aminopeptidase P family protein, with amino-acid sequence MALAAAKARLAALRTEMQRHGLHAYFVPSIDPHQSEYVPECWQRRKWLSGFSGSVGDIVVTQKHAGLWTDGRYHLQAERELAGTGFQLFKQGLREVPSLPEWVSRTLGRDEVLGVDPNVLSRPLAEALEAAATKAGGRLKLLETNLVDHIWQDRPPLPAGPVQPLSLEYAGEPTSEKLRRVREAMRRSGAEALVLTALDAIAWLYNIRGRDVDHNPVVISYGLVTSKEATLFVAEEKVTPALRKALGKKVRLCPYEEMGPALARLGKAKASVFVDSLSVNQWVLGKLKGAKLTIELSPIWRLKARKNPTELNGIRRAHVRDGVAVVRFLHWLEGAVRKGGVTEMTASAHLTALRAEGDRYQADSFEAISGYGPHGAIIHYRVTPDQDVPLRPEGIYLIDSGGQYLDGTTDITRTVLLGGEATAEQKDRFTRVLQGMIALSRSRFPAGTAGRQLDAFARHALWEAGLDYAHGTGHGVGCYLNVHEGPQAISATRCIGIPLEEGNVLSNEPGFYLPGAYGIRLENLMAVVPDEALAGREPPFFRFETLTLCPIERRLVDRGLLSIEERAWLDEYHARVRQTLTPLLSKDAAKWLAQATRPV; translated from the coding sequence ATGGCCCTCGCCGCCGCCAAGGCCCGCCTCGCCGCGCTCCGCACCGAGATGCAGCGACACGGCCTTCACGCCTACTTCGTTCCGAGCATCGACCCGCACCAGAGCGAATACGTCCCCGAGTGCTGGCAGCGGCGCAAGTGGCTGAGCGGCTTCAGCGGCTCCGTCGGCGACATCGTGGTGACGCAGAAGCACGCGGGGCTGTGGACCGACGGGCGCTACCACCTGCAGGCCGAGCGCGAGCTCGCCGGCACCGGCTTCCAGCTCTTCAAGCAGGGACTTCGGGAGGTGCCGAGCCTGCCGGAGTGGGTGAGCCGGACGCTCGGGCGTGACGAGGTCCTCGGCGTCGATCCGAACGTGCTCTCTCGCCCGCTCGCGGAGGCGCTCGAGGCCGCCGCGACCAAGGCGGGGGGACGCCTCAAGCTCCTCGAGACCAACCTGGTGGACCACATCTGGCAGGACCGCCCGCCGCTCCCCGCCGGACCCGTGCAGCCGCTCAGCCTCGAGTACGCGGGAGAGCCGACCTCGGAGAAGCTCCGGCGCGTGCGCGAGGCGATGCGGCGCAGCGGCGCCGAGGCGCTCGTGCTCACGGCCCTCGACGCCATCGCGTGGCTCTACAACATCCGAGGCCGGGACGTGGACCACAACCCGGTGGTCATCAGCTACGGCCTGGTCACGTCGAAGGAGGCCACGCTCTTCGTCGCCGAGGAGAAGGTCACCCCCGCGCTGCGCAAGGCGCTGGGCAAGAAGGTGCGGCTCTGCCCCTACGAGGAGATGGGGCCCGCGCTCGCTCGCCTCGGCAAGGCCAAGGCGAGCGTCTTCGTGGACAGCCTGAGCGTGAACCAGTGGGTGCTCGGCAAGCTGAAGGGGGCCAAGCTCACCATCGAGCTCTCGCCGATCTGGCGCCTCAAGGCGCGCAAGAACCCGACCGAGCTGAACGGCATCCGGCGCGCGCACGTGCGGGACGGCGTGGCGGTCGTGCGCTTTCTCCACTGGCTCGAGGGAGCCGTCCGGAAGGGCGGCGTGACGGAGATGACCGCGTCGGCGCACCTCACGGCCCTGCGCGCGGAGGGCGACCGCTATCAGGCCGACAGCTTCGAGGCCATCTCGGGCTATGGCCCGCACGGCGCGATCATTCATTATCGCGTCACGCCCGACCAGGACGTGCCGCTCCGCCCGGAGGGGATCTACCTCATCGACTCGGGGGGGCAGTACCTGGACGGGACGACCGACATCACGCGCACCGTGCTCCTCGGTGGCGAGGCGACCGCCGAGCAGAAGGACCGCTTCACGCGCGTGCTGCAGGGGATGATCGCGCTTTCCCGCTCCCGTTTCCCGGCGGGCACCGCGGGCCGCCAGCTCGACGCCTTCGCCCGCCACGCCCTCTGGGAGGCGGGACTCGACTACGCGCACGGCACGGGGCACGGGGTGGGCTGCTACCTGAACGTCCACGAGGGCCCGCAGGCGATCAGCGCCACGCGCTGCATCGGCATCCCCCTCGAGGAGGGGAACGTGCTCTCGAACGAGCCCGGCTTCTATCTCCCCGGTGCCTACGGCATTCGCCTCGAGAACCTGATGGCCGTGGTCCCCGACGAAGCGCTCGCGGGGCGCGAGCCGCCGTTCTTCCGCTTCGAGACCCTGACCCTGTGCCCCATCGAGCGGCGGCTCGTGGACCGGGGCTTGCTCTCGATCGAGGAGCGCGCCTGGCTCGACGAGTACCACGCCCGCGTGCGGCAGACGCTCACCCCCCTCCTCTCCAAGGACGCAGCCAAATGGCTCGCGCAGGCCACACGGCCGGTGTAG
- a CDS encoding thioredoxin domain-containing protein — MSGHVAHAEAPRRPRLAIAIGLLLGLAIASNLYLTQLYVRVHANPGAKVDSFCAVSEKVNCVTVAQSRYSALSGVPMAVLGAEFFALALLALVASAWGRWRVRHWDSVLFAQLLLGLPISMAMAHLSAFQIQSVCLLCVTVYGSHFLALAILIVVRRQPLKEFVRLGPRELKKWLGTGAAKGFVTLVLAVGLSQFLWAPKVFGVRASDADPVSGDPFAGLIQGPMTLGPPDAPIKIEEFSDYECPICARGHEVLVQVLKRNPKVVHFRHRDYPLDQACNRKMQGPLHQHACRAADYARCAAEQKKFWPFVALLFHRQDALAPEELRAHAKTVGLDLKALEQCVGTAETRQAVLDDVEEGIKRDVKGTPTYVINGETIVGPHDVEFWETKIAELLKKK; from the coding sequence ATGAGCGGCCACGTCGCCCACGCTGAAGCTCCACGCCGGCCCCGGCTGGCCATCGCCATCGGGCTCCTTCTCGGCCTGGCCATCGCCTCCAACCTGTACCTCACGCAGCTCTACGTGCGGGTCCACGCGAACCCGGGCGCCAAGGTGGACAGCTTCTGCGCCGTGAGCGAGAAGGTGAACTGCGTCACCGTCGCCCAGAGTCGCTACTCGGCGCTCTCCGGCGTGCCCATGGCCGTCCTCGGGGCCGAGTTCTTCGCGCTGGCGCTCCTGGCGCTCGTCGCCTCCGCCTGGGGACGCTGGAGGGTCCGGCACTGGGACTCGGTCCTCTTCGCCCAGCTGCTCCTCGGGCTCCCCATCTCGATGGCCATGGCGCACCTCTCGGCCTTCCAGATCCAGTCGGTCTGCCTCCTCTGCGTCACAGTGTACGGCTCGCACTTCCTCGCGCTGGCCATCCTCATCGTGGTGCGGCGGCAGCCGCTGAAGGAGTTCGTGCGCCTCGGCCCACGCGAGCTCAAGAAATGGCTCGGCACCGGGGCGGCCAAGGGCTTCGTGACCCTCGTGCTGGCCGTCGGCCTCTCGCAGTTCCTCTGGGCGCCCAAGGTCTTCGGCGTGCGGGCGAGCGACGCCGATCCCGTCAGCGGCGACCCCTTCGCCGGCCTGATCCAGGGCCCCATGACCCTCGGACCACCCGACGCGCCGATCAAGATCGAGGAGTTCTCGGACTACGAGTGCCCCATCTGCGCGCGCGGCCACGAGGTGCTGGTGCAGGTCCTCAAGCGCAACCCGAAGGTCGTGCACTTCCGGCACCGCGACTACCCGCTGGACCAGGCCTGCAACCGCAAGATGCAGGGTCCCCTGCACCAGCACGCCTGCCGCGCCGCCGACTACGCGCGCTGCGCCGCCGAGCAGAAGAAGTTCTGGCCGTTCGTGGCGCTCCTCTTTCACCGCCAGGACGCCCTCGCCCCCGAGGAGCTGCGGGCCCACGCCAAGACCGTGGGGCTCGACCTGAAGGCGCTCGAGCAGTGCGTCGGCACCGCCGAGACCCGTCAAGCGGTCCTCGACGACGTCGAGGAAGGGATCAAGCGCGACGTGAAGGGGACCCCGACCTACGTGATCAACGGAGAGACGATCGTCGGCCCGCACGATGTGGAATTCTGGGAGACGAAGATCGCCGAGCTCCTGAAGAAGAAATAG
- a CDS encoding phosphomannomutase codes for MSAPTRLECFKAYDIRGRVPSQLSEELAMKIGQAYAAVVGAKRVVIGHDIRRSSQAMVAALVDGLTSSGVDVALIGLCGTEEVYFATAHLQASGGIMVTASHNPADYNGMKLVREGSRPISGDTGLKEIEAAVLAGVTPPAGARGKTEEVSVREAYVKHLLTYVDRAALKPLTIVANAGNGCAGPTLDAIAPHLPFSFVRLYHDPDGSFPNGVPNPLLVENRTATREAVLAAHANFGVAWDGDFDRCFLFDEQGNFIEGYYIVGLLAQQLLARSPGGKVIHDPRLTWNTLDLVKAAGGTPVLCKSGHAFIKERMRAEDAIYGGEMSAHHYFRDFSYCDSGMIPWLLVAQAVSQLGPLSALVENRMARFPASGEINRRIPDGKQAIAAIRARYEPAAKNVDQTDGISLEYDRWRFNLRISNTEPLIRLNVEARGDETLMREKTEEILSLLAELGATEESH; via the coding sequence ATGAGCGCGCCAACCAGACTCGAGTGCTTCAAGGCCTACGACATCCGAGGACGCGTCCCCTCGCAGCTCAGCGAGGAGCTGGCGATGAAGATCGGCCAGGCCTACGCCGCGGTGGTCGGGGCGAAGCGCGTGGTGATCGGTCACGACATCCGCCGCTCGAGCCAGGCGATGGTGGCCGCGCTGGTGGACGGCCTCACCTCCTCGGGGGTGGACGTGGCGCTGATCGGCCTCTGCGGCACCGAGGAGGTCTACTTCGCGACGGCGCACCTGCAGGCGAGCGGCGGCATCATGGTCACCGCCAGCCACAACCCGGCCGACTACAACGGCATGAAGCTCGTGCGCGAAGGGTCGCGCCCGATCAGCGGCGACACGGGGCTGAAGGAGATCGAGGCGGCCGTGCTGGCGGGGGTGACCCCTCCCGCGGGAGCACGCGGCAAGACCGAGGAGGTCTCGGTCCGCGAGGCGTACGTGAAGCACCTGCTCACCTACGTGGACCGGGCCGCGCTCAAGCCGCTCACGATCGTGGCCAACGCGGGCAACGGCTGCGCCGGTCCGACGCTCGACGCCATCGCGCCGCACCTCCCTTTCTCCTTCGTGCGGCTCTACCACGATCCCGACGGGAGCTTTCCGAACGGAGTGCCGAACCCGCTCCTCGTCGAGAACCGCACCGCCACGCGGGAGGCCGTGCTCGCGGCCCACGCGAATTTCGGCGTGGCGTGGGACGGGGACTTCGACCGCTGCTTCCTCTTCGACGAGCAGGGGAACTTCATCGAGGGCTACTACATCGTCGGGCTCCTCGCGCAGCAGCTCCTCGCGCGCAGCCCCGGCGGCAAGGTGATCCACGACCCGCGCCTGACCTGGAACACCCTCGACCTCGTGAAAGCGGCGGGCGGGACCCCCGTGCTCTGCAAGAGCGGCCACGCCTTCATCAAGGAGCGCATGCGGGCGGAAGATGCGATCTACGGCGGCGAGATGAGCGCCCACCACTATTTTCGCGACTTCTCGTACTGCGACAGTGGCATGATCCCCTGGCTCCTCGTGGCGCAGGCCGTGAGCCAGCTGGGTCCGCTCTCGGCCCTCGTCGAGAACCGCATGGCGCGCTTTCCCGCCAGCGGCGAGATCAACCGGCGCATCCCCGATGGGAAACAGGCCATCGCCGCGATCCGCGCGCGGTACGAGCCCGCCGCCAAGAACGTGGACCAGACCGACGGGATCAGCCTCGAGTACGACCGCTGGCGCTTCAACCTGCGCATCTCCAACACCGAGCCCCTCATCCGCCTGAACGTGGAGGCCCGCGGCGATGAGACGCTCATGCGCGAGAAAACCGAGGAGATATTGAGCCTCTTGGCCGAGCTGGGGGCGACGGAGGAGAGCCACTGA
- a CDS encoding mannose-1-phosphate guanylyltransferase yields MSQGPRSTQAPANLVVVIMAGGAGTRFWPLSTEKRPKQFLTLLGERTLLQQSYDRARGLVPPERILVLTNDRFVPLVREQLPELPERNTIGEPCRRDTAAAVALAALLAQQRFGAAVMAVLTADHLIQPVEALQETIRSAARAAASSDTALYTFGITPAYPATGYGYLHRGKLLEQDGPVGHYELEQFREKPDLATAEAYVASGEYSWNSGMFVWSTTAILAELARHVPDHLTHLRPVATADGTPGFADALRAGFEPLRSISIDFAVMEKAADVRCAVARFDWSDVGGWLALEEFLEKDASENAHRGAIHTEEAGRNLVFCEDPTEHVALVGVRDLVVVRTGDRTLIVHRDQTELVKTLVKKLDENLR; encoded by the coding sequence ATGAGCCAAGGCCCACGCTCCACCCAAGCTCCCGCGAACCTGGTCGTGGTCATCATGGCCGGCGGCGCGGGGACGCGTTTCTGGCCGCTCTCGACGGAGAAGCGCCCCAAGCAGTTCCTCACGCTCCTCGGGGAGCGCACGCTCTTGCAGCAGAGCTACGACCGGGCCCGCGGGCTCGTGCCGCCCGAGCGGATCCTGGTGCTCACGAACGACCGCTTCGTGCCGCTCGTGCGCGAGCAGCTGCCGGAGCTCCCGGAGCGGAACACCATCGGCGAGCCGTGCCGCCGCGACACCGCCGCGGCAGTGGCCCTCGCCGCGCTCCTGGCGCAGCAGCGCTTCGGCGCCGCGGTGATGGCCGTCCTCACCGCCGACCACCTGATCCAGCCGGTCGAGGCGCTCCAGGAGACGATCCGCTCCGCCGCGCGCGCCGCCGCGTCGAGCGACACGGCCCTCTACACCTTCGGCATCACGCCGGCGTACCCCGCGACCGGCTACGGCTACCTGCACCGCGGCAAGCTCCTCGAGCAGGACGGCCCGGTCGGTCACTACGAGCTCGAGCAGTTCCGAGAGAAGCCGGACCTCGCCACCGCCGAGGCCTACGTCGCCTCCGGCGAGTACTCGTGGAACAGCGGCATGTTCGTCTGGAGCACGACCGCGATTCTGGCCGAGCTCGCGCGGCACGTGCCCGACCACCTGACCCACCTGCGGCCGGTAGCCACCGCCGACGGGACGCCGGGCTTCGCGGACGCGCTGCGAGCTGGCTTCGAGCCCCTCCGATCCATCTCCATCGACTTCGCCGTGATGGAGAAGGCCGCGGACGTGCGGTGCGCGGTCGCCCGCTTCGACTGGAGCGACGTCGGCGGCTGGCTCGCCCTCGAGGAATTCCTCGAGAAGGACGCGAGCGAAAACGCCCACCGCGGCGCGATCCACACCGAAGAGGCGGGCCGCAACCTCGTCTTCTGCGAGGACCCGACCGAGCACGTGGCGCTCGTCGGCGTCCGGGACCTGGTGGTGGTGCGCACCGGCGACCGCACCCTGATCGTGCACCGCGACCAGACCGAGCTCGTGAAGACGCTCGTGAAGAAGCTCGACGAGAACCTGCGGTGA
- a CDS encoding aromatic amino acid lyase: protein MTSAVQLRHDRTLTLPEISAVGRGTARISLAPETVALLAQRRAEVVQAVLAQEEPAYGFNRGFGHNVNLRVAGRPELLEELQLNLIRSHSLGVGEPAEPEVVRVAMVLRAQSLARGYSAVRPVVVETLLAALNADLVPVVPSHGSVSASGDLAPLSHMALALLGEGEVYLRGARVPAATALAEAGIAPLHLEMKEGLALNNGAQYLTALGLVAAERAMELLRTATIAASLSTQVMLGSSAPFREDLHALRPHPGALTVARWLRNLLHDSPIQRVHEDKRLDGEVQDPYNLRCAPQILGTCHDLITDAQRTFALEAGSVTDNPLILRDGEGRHTDVVSGGHFHGMPVAVKVYNLVQAAAIMASLSSARCARYVDEQRNKGLGSGLVWPGLSPQERPTCSGLMIAEYTAASLTNFIWGQTTPSHLFNISTDAGQEDHVSMGAPMALRLFAILPRLAEVLALELAFAAQAAAIRKELDHFPSRAELPHHAKELQDRLVEELRQAVSAEEGRAVEVELSIRKLYPWRREERLLSPAGEAVLARIAQVLPPVERDRTLAGEIAALAELVLRGELTAAAQAHAELT from the coding sequence ATGACCTCTGCGGTCCAGCTTCGACACGACCGCACGCTCACCCTGCCCGAGATCTCGGCCGTCGGCCGGGGCACCGCTCGGATCTCGCTCGCTCCCGAGACCGTCGCGCTCCTCGCGCAACGACGCGCCGAGGTGGTGCAAGCCGTCCTGGCGCAGGAAGAACCGGCCTACGGCTTCAACCGCGGCTTCGGCCACAACGTGAACCTGCGGGTGGCCGGGCGCCCCGAGCTCCTCGAGGAGCTGCAGCTCAACCTCATCCGCTCTCACTCCCTCGGCGTGGGCGAGCCCGCCGAACCAGAGGTGGTGCGCGTCGCGATGGTCTTGCGGGCGCAGTCGCTGGCGCGCGGCTACTCGGCCGTGCGACCGGTGGTCGTCGAGACCTTGCTCGCGGCGCTGAACGCGGACCTGGTCCCCGTCGTGCCGTCGCACGGCTCGGTCAGCGCGAGCGGCGACCTGGCCCCGCTCTCGCACATGGCGCTCGCGCTGCTCGGCGAAGGCGAGGTCTACCTCCGCGGGGCGCGGGTCCCCGCGGCGACCGCGCTCGCCGAGGCCGGCATCGCCCCTCTGCACCTCGAGATGAAGGAGGGGCTCGCGCTGAACAATGGCGCGCAGTACCTCACCGCCCTCGGACTCGTCGCGGCCGAGCGGGCCATGGAGCTCCTGCGCACGGCCACCATCGCCGCGTCCCTGTCCACACAGGTCATGCTCGGGTCGAGCGCTCCCTTCCGCGAGGACCTGCACGCGCTGAGGCCGCACCCGGGGGCGCTGACCGTGGCGCGCTGGCTCCGCAACCTGCTCCACGACTCGCCGATCCAGCGGGTTCACGAGGACAAGCGCCTCGACGGCGAGGTGCAGGACCCCTACAACCTGCGCTGCGCCCCGCAGATCCTCGGCACCTGCCACGACCTGATCACCGACGCGCAGAGGACCTTCGCGCTCGAGGCGGGGAGCGTCACCGACAACCCGCTCATCCTGCGGGACGGCGAGGGACGCCACACGGACGTGGTCTCGGGCGGGCACTTCCACGGCATGCCCGTGGCCGTAAAGGTCTACAACCTCGTGCAGGCGGCGGCGATCATGGCCAGCCTCTCGAGCGCGCGCTGCGCCCGCTACGTGGACGAGCAGCGCAACAAGGGGCTCGGCTCGGGGCTCGTCTGGCCCGGCCTCTCCCCGCAGGAGCGCCCGACCTGCTCGGGGCTGATGATCGCCGAGTACACCGCCGCCTCGCTGACCAACTTCATCTGGGGCCAGACCACGCCGAGCCATCTCTTCAACATCTCCACCGACGCGGGGCAAGAAGACCACGTGAGCATGGGCGCCCCCATGGCGCTGCGCCTCTTCGCCATCCTGCCCCGCCTCGCCGAGGTCCTGGCCCTGGAACTCGCCTTCGCGGCCCAGGCCGCCGCGATCCGGAAGGAGCTCGATCACTTCCCGTCGCGGGCCGAGCTGCCGCACCACGCGAAGGAGCTGCAGGACCGCCTGGTCGAGGAGCTTCGGCAGGCGGTATCGGCCGAGGAGGGGCGCGCGGTCGAGGTGGAGCTCTCGATCCGCAAGCTCTACCCGTGGCGCCGCGAGGAGCGGCTACTCTCCCCCGCGGGCGAGGCGGTCCTCGCGCGCATCGCCCAGGTCCTGCCCCCCGTGGAGCGCGACCGGACCCTGGCCGGAGAGATCGCCGCGCTCGCCGAGCTGGTGCTGCGCGGCGAGCTCACCGCCGCGGCCCAGGCACACGCGGAGCTGACGTAA
- a CDS encoding heme exporter protein CcmB — protein MDERLEFARVELSAVRKVYGRHVALSGVSCGLRAGEITVLMGPNGAGKSTLLGLLSTLRRPSGGTLRFGEHDAVEFGGELRSQVGLVAHAALLYRDLSCRENLIFFARIYGVPDPARVADEWLARLGMTEAADRPVRHLSRGMTQRISVARALLSNPSLLLLDEPFTGLDFTAVEVLRDQLREARAAGKIVVVVTHDLEAMDGLADHVLVLVKGRLVAEHRSPGLSAGELDRRYRGALRSAGLLGANAPAAESASPESALPESADDPVQVAPGAASEPHPPDARAASASPAYAPSPLRAILDVLLKDLRVEWRSREIVYTMGLFSVLMVAVFSFALSREGQPLTEVAGGLLWIAIAFAGTLGLGRVFERERESDTLQALLLSPLPRGSLYVGKLLGVLVYLALTELVTVPLIAVLFNLELPSLGLFAALLLGGTLGYAIVGTLFAGSLMRSGGREVLLGILTYPIAMPLLVAGAKGTAALLASPADLPTVFVWLKLVSVFDLLFVVLSLWTFGPLVSGE, from the coding sequence GTGGATGAGAGACTCGAATTCGCCCGCGTGGAGCTTTCGGCAGTGCGCAAGGTCTACGGCCGCCACGTGGCCCTCTCCGGCGTGAGCTGCGGGCTGCGGGCGGGCGAGATCACCGTCCTCATGGGCCCGAACGGGGCGGGCAAGTCCACCCTGCTCGGCCTGCTGAGCACGCTCCGGCGCCCCTCCGGAGGGACGCTGCGCTTCGGCGAGCACGACGCGGTGGAGTTCGGCGGGGAGCTGCGCTCGCAGGTGGGCCTCGTGGCCCACGCGGCCCTGCTCTACCGGGACCTCTCGTGCCGCGAGAACCTGATCTTCTTCGCCCGCATCTACGGCGTTCCCGACCCCGCGCGGGTGGCCGACGAGTGGCTCGCGCGCCTCGGCATGACGGAGGCGGCGGACCGCCCGGTGCGGCACCTCTCGCGCGGCATGACCCAGCGCATTTCGGTCGCGCGGGCGCTGCTCTCCAACCCGTCGCTCCTGCTGCTCGACGAGCCGTTCACCGGTCTCGACTTCACCGCCGTGGAGGTGCTCCGCGATCAGCTCCGGGAGGCGCGCGCGGCGGGGAAGATCGTCGTGGTCGTCACGCACGACCTCGAGGCGATGGACGGTCTGGCCGACCACGTGCTCGTGCTGGTCAAAGGACGCCTGGTGGCCGAGCACCGCTCCCCGGGTCTCTCGGCCGGAGAGCTGGACCGTCGCTATCGCGGCGCCCTGCGTTCGGCCGGGCTGCTCGGGGCCAACGCGCCCGCGGCGGAGAGCGCTTCGCCCGAGAGCGCTTTGCCCGAGAGCGCCGACGACCCCGTCCAGGTCGCGCCGGGAGCGGCCTCGGAACCCCATCCGCCCGACGCGCGCGCGGCCTCCGCGTCGCCCGCGTATGCTCCGTCCCCGCTGCGGGCGATCCTGGACGTGTTGCTCAAGGACCTGCGCGTGGAGTGGCGGTCTCGCGAGATCGTCTACACCATGGGGCTCTTCTCCGTCCTCATGGTGGCCGTCTTCTCCTTCGCCCTCTCGCGCGAGGGGCAGCCGCTCACCGAGGTGGCGGGCGGCCTGCTCTGGATCGCCATCGCCTTCGCGGGGACCCTCGGCCTCGGTCGGGTCTTCGAGCGCGAGCGCGAGTCCGACACCTTGCAGGCCCTCCTCCTCAGCCCGCTACCGCGGGGCTCGCTCTACGTCGGCAAGCTCCTCGGGGTGCTCGTCTATCTCGCGCTGACCGAGCTCGTCACCGTGCCGCTCATCGCCGTGCTCTTCAACCTGGAGCTGCCGAGCCTCGGCCTCTTCGCCGCGCTGCTGCTCGGCGGGACCCTCGGCTACGCGATCGTGGGGACCCTCTTCGCGGGGAGCCTGATGCGCTCGGGGGGACGCGAGGTGCTCCTCGGCATCCTGACCTATCCCATCGCCATGCCGCTGCTCGTGGCGGGGGCCAAGGGGACCGCGGCCCTCCTCGCCTCGCCGGCGGACCTCCCCACCGTCTTCGTCTGGCTCAAGCTGGTCTCGGTCTTCGACCTGCTCTTCGTCGTGCTGTCGCTCTGGACCTTCGGACCGCTCGTCTCGGGGGAGTGA
- a CDS encoding protein kinase — protein sequence MPLGSGKYQVVSRLAAAEVAEVYRARLASAGGAGGELLLKRLMPALARQPHVAKLFLEELAVAARLSHPGLVRVLGAECDGDDVLAVLEYVPGRDLEALQELGATQGAPMPFGLATFVVGSVCQALHYVHTATDDEGKPLGLVHASVTPRNVLVTSAGEVKLADFGMTRLAKAAAQNQAGMLRSKYAYMSPEQCRGDALDARSDVFSAGILLYELVCHRRLFRRQSDFATTRAVLQDPIPPPSAVSEDVPDALEEITLRALARDREQRYASALEMHEALVDAIHEGRWATGAPELARYVTSLVGHGEDELVPDEHAEATQPGAATGAEPSRLPLPDVALPELDDVIDDAIPLFVQDAATRPGGAPTRTASAVPGPRPEPASGDARPLVADDFFSRLEGPAPEDATGPMQLPRSLEESARVAGASAAVSAGAAPSAGSPEAPVAAPGKSPEPPPRALPRALLVVGGLLVALGVGALVFALTREKKLVQKPAQVELVSEPAGATIYVNGQERFGTTPLTLYDISPGQAHRIVLMLAGYEEWKYELRAEPGSRQTLSARLKRVGAGAADAVLVVQSEPEGAAVYLNNERRGDAPTIIEAVTSGVPNTLILRKPGYQEAALAVDPLRSRERRTVSVRLVRAPTKAPAKKKPAPTKGGAKAGPAASGTQPSGKPSATGIHVPHTKGRVLGGSKVGERLPKR from the coding sequence ATGCCCCTGGGTTCGGGCAAGTATCAGGTGGTGTCGCGTCTGGCGGCGGCCGAGGTGGCCGAGGTCTATCGGGCGCGGCTTGCCAGCGCCGGGGGAGCGGGCGGCGAGCTGCTCCTCAAGCGACTGATGCCCGCGCTGGCTCGCCAGCCCCACGTCGCGAAGCTCTTTCTCGAGGAGCTGGCCGTCGCAGCCCGGCTCTCGCACCCGGGGCTCGTGCGCGTGCTCGGCGCCGAATGCGACGGCGACGACGTGCTGGCGGTGCTCGAATACGTGCCCGGTCGAGACCTCGAGGCGCTGCAGGAGCTCGGCGCGACGCAGGGCGCACCTATGCCCTTCGGTCTGGCGACCTTCGTGGTCGGCTCCGTCTGCCAAGCGCTGCACTACGTGCACACGGCCACCGACGACGAGGGAAAGCCCCTCGGCCTGGTGCACGCGTCGGTGACGCCGCGCAACGTGCTCGTCACGAGTGCGGGCGAGGTGAAGCTCGCGGACTTCGGCATGACCCGGCTGGCCAAGGCCGCGGCCCAGAACCAGGCCGGGATGCTGCGCTCCAAGTACGCCTATATGTCCCCCGAGCAATGCCGGGGCGATGCCCTCGACGCCCGGAGCGACGTCTTCTCGGCCGGCATCCTGCTCTACGAGCTCGTCTGCCACCGACGGCTCTTCCGGCGGCAATCGGACTTCGCCACGACCCGGGCGGTGCTCCAGGATCCGATTCCGCCCCCGTCCGCGGTGAGCGAGGACGTTCCCGACGCGCTCGAGGAGATCACGCTGCGGGCCCTCGCGCGCGACCGCGAGCAGCGGTACGCGTCGGCCCTGGAGATGCATGAGGCGCTGGTAGACGCGATCCACGAGGGGCGCTGGGCCACCGGGGCCCCCGAGCTGGCCCGCTACGTGACGAGCCTCGTCGGGCACGGCGAGGACGAGCTCGTGCCGGACGAGCACGCGGAGGCCACGCAGCCCGGTGCGGCGACGGGCGCCGAGCCCTCGCGACTCCCGCTCCCGGACGTGGCGCTCCCCGAGCTCGACGACGTCATCGACGACGCCATCCCGCTGTTCGTGCAGGACGCGGCCACCCGCCCGGGGGGGGCCCCGACCCGGACGGCCTCCGCGGTGCCGGGCCCTCGCCCCGAGCCCGCGAGCGGCGACGCACGACCTCTCGTCGCCGACGACTTCTTCAGCCGGCTCGAAGGCCCTGCCCCCGAGGACGCGACCGGTCCGATGCAGCTTCCGCGCAGCCTGGAGGAGTCGGCACGCGTCGCGGGAGCTAGCGCAGCGGTTTCAGCGGGCGCCGCGCCCTCCGCGGGCTCGCCCGAGGCGCCGGTCGCCGCGCCGGGGAAGAGTCCGGAACCGCCTCCGCGCGCCCTCCCTCGCGCCCTGCTCGTCGTAGGAGGGCTCCTCGTGGCCCTCGGCGTCGGAGCGCTCGTGTTCGCTCTCACGCGCGAGAAGAAGCTCGTCCAGAAGCCGGCGCAGGTCGAGCTCGTCTCCGAACCGGCCGGCGCGACGATCTACGTCAACGGACAGGAGCGCTTCGGCACGACGCCGCTGACGCTCTACGACATCTCCCCGGGCCAGGCCCACCGCATCGTGCTCATGCTCGCGGGCTACGAGGAGTGGAAGTACGAGCTGCGCGCGGAGCCAGGCAGCCGGCAGACCTTGAGCGCGCGGCTCAAGCGCGTGGGCGCCGGAGCTGCCGACGCCGTGCTCGTGGTGCAGAGCGAGCCCGAGGGGGCTGCGGTCTACCTCAACAACGAGCGCCGGGGCGACGCGCCGACGATCATCGAAGCGGTGACGAGCGGCGTGCCCAATACGCTCATCCTGCGCAAACCGGGCTACCAGGAGGCCGCGCTCGCCGTGGACCCCCTGAGGTCGAGAGAACGGCGAACCGTCTCGGTGCGTCTCGTCCGCGCCCCCACCAAGGCCCCGGCGAAGAAGAAGCCTGCACCGACCAAGGGCGGCGCGAAGGCTGGCCCGGCCGCCTCCGGCACGCAGCCGTCGGGCAAGCCGTCGGCCACCGGCATCCACGTGCCCCACACCAAGGGGCGGGTGCTGGGCGGCAGCAAGGTCGGCGAGCGCCTTCCGAAGCGCTGA